One Pseudodesulfovibrio cashew DNA window includes the following coding sequences:
- the fliR gene encoding flagellar biosynthetic protein FliR translates to MDLFGFNPDSILSFLLTLFRVSIVLFLLPFFGGQSIPKTVKAALVLALSAALWPQLSFPGTMFPGTGTGIVLMLLGEIILGLMLGLLVQFLFGAVQFGGQIIGFQMGFSMVNVVDPITGTSNAATAHFLYMCTMLTFLVLNGHLELLNAVGISFKYIPPGGLLLTPGLSKHILEFSNLMFILAIKIAAPVMAALFLVDLSLALIARAAPQMHVLVLGFPIKVTVGFFFLGFLFTIMANYVSDFIGLLSEIFRTVMQAAGPNTF, encoded by the coding sequence ATGGATTTATTCGGTTTCAATCCAGACAGCATCCTCAGCTTTCTGCTGACACTCTTCAGGGTCAGCATCGTCCTTTTCCTGTTGCCTTTTTTCGGAGGCCAATCCATCCCCAAGACAGTCAAGGCCGCTTTGGTTCTTGCCCTGTCCGCCGCGCTCTGGCCGCAACTATCCTTCCCGGGCACCATGTTCCCGGGCACGGGCACCGGAATCGTCCTGATGCTTCTCGGTGAAATCATCCTCGGCCTCATGCTCGGACTGCTTGTCCAATTCCTCTTTGGAGCGGTCCAATTCGGCGGACAGATAATCGGATTCCAGATGGGATTTTCAATGGTCAACGTCGTGGACCCCATCACCGGTACGTCCAACGCAGCCACTGCTCACTTCCTCTACATGTGCACCATGCTCACCTTTCTGGTGCTCAACGGACACCTGGAGCTTCTCAATGCCGTAGGCATAAGCTTCAAGTACATTCCTCCCGGCGGACTGCTCCTGACCCCGGGGCTGTCCAAACACATCCTGGAATTCTCCAACCTGATGTTCATCCTCGCCATCAAGATCGCGGCCCCAGTCATGGCCGCCCTGTTCCTGGTGGATCTTTCCCTGGCGCTCATTGCCAGAGCCGCACCGCAAATGCACGTCCTGGTCCTGGGCTTCCCCATCAAGGTCACCGTAGGCTTCTTTTTCCTGGGATTCCTGTTCACCATCATGGCCAACTACGTAAGCGACTTCATCGGGCTCCTCAGCGAGATTTTCCGCACTGTCATGCAGGCAGCTGGCCCGAATACATTCTAG